In Halomonas alkalicola, the following proteins share a genomic window:
- a CDS encoding TatD family hydrolase, with product MADPTAPFDDFLPEALRLRAAAPLVDIGANLTHESFARDLPAVLGRARAANVTALILTGTDREHAEQAVAMARRCSEPGLALYATAGVHPHDASRWDAGLAAAMADLHRQPEVVAVGECGLDFNRNFSTPAEQERAFEAQLGLAVECGKPLFLHERDAGRRMREMLHAFRDDIGDAVVHCFTADRDTLFGYLDLDLHIGLTGWLCDERRGHHLRELVGEIPLNRLMVETDCPYLLPRNLPAKLKGRRHEPALLPWIVREIAHWRGIDEEALARATSDTARAFFRLPAARP from the coding sequence TTGGCTGACCCGACCGCCCCCTTCGATGACTTCCTGCCGGAGGCCCTGCGCCTGCGCGCGGCGGCGCCGCTGGTGGACATCGGCGCCAACCTGACCCACGAAAGCTTCGCCCGTGACCTCCCCGCGGTGCTCGGCCGCGCCAGGGCGGCCAACGTCACCGCCCTGATCCTCACCGGCACCGACCGCGAGCATGCCGAACAGGCGGTGGCGATGGCCCGCCGGTGCAGCGAACCGGGCCTGGCCCTGTATGCCACCGCCGGGGTGCACCCCCACGACGCCAGCCGCTGGGATGCCGGCCTCGCCGCTGCCATGGCCGACCTCCACCGCCAGCCCGAGGTGGTGGCGGTGGGCGAGTGCGGGCTCGACTTCAACCGCAACTTCTCCACCCCCGCCGAGCAGGAGCGCGCCTTCGAGGCCCAGCTGGGCCTGGCGGTGGAGTGCGGCAAGCCGCTGTTCCTGCACGAGCGCGACGCGGGCCGGCGCATGCGCGAGATGCTCCACGCCTTCCGCGACGATATCGGCGACGCCGTGGTCCACTGCTTCACCGCGGACCGCGACACCCTCTTCGGCTACCTGGATCTCGACCTGCACATCGGCCTGACCGGCTGGCTGTGTGACGAGCGCCGTGGCCACCACCTGCGTGAGCTGGTCGGCGAGATTCCCCTGAACCGCCTGATGGTGGAAACCGACTGCCCCTACCTGCTGCCGCGCAATTTACCTGCCAAACTCAAGGGCAGACGCCATGAGCCGGCGCTGCTGCCGTGGATCGTGCGCGAGATCGCCCACTGGCGCGGCATCGATGAGGAAGCACTGGCCAGGGCCACCAGCGACACCGCCCGCGCCTTCTTCCGCCTGCCGGCCGCCCGGCCCTGA
- a CDS encoding DUF2914 domain-containing protein, which produces MSQLQARIEALAGSGLYAYTAIRAPRGLREEVFHVWRQEGQEVDRIALTIEGGREAGYRAWSRKQNFPDDPAGRWRIDVMTDSGQRIGVIRFRVTDDGEASLADGRELLSGVQGLGLRRLVPGRHDDGPAAEPTADQGDTPAGANGGAREE; this is translated from the coding sequence GTGAGCCAGCTGCAGGCGCGCATCGAGGCGCTGGCCGGAAGCGGGCTCTACGCCTATACGGCGATCCGCGCGCCGCGCGGGCTCAGGGAGGAGGTGTTCCATGTCTGGCGGCAGGAGGGGCAGGAGGTCGATCGCATCGCGCTGACCATCGAGGGCGGCCGGGAGGCGGGCTATCGGGCCTGGAGCCGCAAGCAGAACTTCCCGGACGACCCCGCGGGTCGCTGGCGGATCGACGTGATGACCGACAGCGGTCAGCGCATCGGGGTCATACGCTTCCGGGTGACCGATGACGGGGAGGCCAGCCTGGCCGACGGGCGGGAGCTGCTGAGCGGCGTGCAGGGGCTGGGCCTGCGTCGCCTGGTGCCGGGGCGGCATGACGACGGCCCGGCGGCGGAGCCGACGGCAGACCAGGGCGACACCCCCGCCGGGGCGAATGGCGGCGCCAGGGAAGAGTGA
- a CDS encoding universal stress protein: protein MSNEYRHVLVAVDLTKDSHKVLERAAQIAERNQNAKLSIMHTLEPLGFAYGGDIPMDLTSIQDQLDEHAKQRLAEIADPHVAKENQHVLVGMPDTEIHRFAEENGVDLIVVGSHGRHGFALLLGSTSTGVLHGAQCDVLAVRVGKKGESAE, encoded by the coding sequence ATGAGCAACGAATACCGCCACGTCCTGGTCGCCGTGGACCTGACCAAGGACTCCCACAAGGTCCTGGAGCGCGCGGCCCAGATCGCCGAGCGCAACCAGAATGCAAAGCTCTCCATCATGCACACCCTGGAGCCGCTGGGCTTCGCCTACGGTGGCGACATCCCCATGGATCTCACCAGCATCCAGGACCAGCTCGACGAGCATGCCAAGCAGCGCCTGGCCGAGATCGCCGACCCGCACGTGGCCAAGGAGAACCAGCACGTGCTGGTGGGCATGCCGGACACCGAGATCCATCGCTTCGCCGAGGAGAATGGCGTGGACCTGATCGTGGTCGGCTCCCACGGCCGTCACGGCTTCGCCCTGCTGCTGGGCTCCACCTCCACCGGCGTGCTGCACGGCGCCCAGTGCGATGTCCTCGCCGTTCGGGTGGGCAAAAAGGGCGAGAGCGCCGAGTAA
- a CDS encoding preprotein translocase subunit YajC: MTWFFILFALLLVVSPVMWLKPSPRQRRISALRTAAIKTGLTVKLEKPPLHGIETTMPAYRWRYPQERPGPDFVLVRDDHASAALKAFAHGWRWRREPLRPLPEALEVRLKALLERLPQDAIVVESHRHALTLWWWESQDFPRFSTYLEDFVALRDALAGRPDDGAVSVPLGQPRA, translated from the coding sequence ATGACCTGGTTCTTCATCCTCTTTGCCCTGCTGCTGGTGGTCTCGCCGGTGATGTGGCTCAAGCCCAGTCCGCGGCAGCGGCGCATCTCGGCGCTGCGCACGGCGGCGATCAAGACCGGGCTCACCGTCAAGCTGGAGAAACCGCCGCTGCACGGCATCGAGACGACCATGCCCGCCTATCGCTGGCGCTATCCCCAGGAGCGCCCCGGTCCCGATTTCGTGCTGGTACGAGACGACCACGCCAGCGCGGCGCTGAAGGCCTTCGCGCACGGCTGGCGCTGGCGGCGGGAGCCGCTGCGCCCGCTGCCCGAGGCGCTGGAGGTCCGCCTCAAGGCGCTGCTGGAGCGGCTGCCTCAGGATGCCATCGTGGTGGAGTCCCACCGGCATGCGCTGACGCTGTGGTGGTGGGAGTCTCAGGACTTCCCGCGCTTCTCCACCTACCTGGAGGACTTCGTGGCGCTGCGTGATGCCCTGGCCGGGCGACCGGACGACGGCGCCGTCTCGGTGCCCCTAGGGCAGCCCCGGGCTTAG
- a CDS encoding ATP-binding cassette domain-containing protein codes for MTLLRLEQLQLAYGTHVLLDGADLVLERGERLALVGRNGTGKSTLLKLVSGEILPDGGNIWRAPGLKIGVLAQDLPEASGQTIFDVVAGGLPEAGELLSEYHHLIHEDEPDMRRMAELQTRLEAIDGWSFHQRIDVVLTRLGLPEDAEMAALSGGWRRRVALARALVAEPDLLLLDEPTNHLDLDTIAWLEEQLAAFNGAVLFITHDRAFLSKLATAILELDRGRLGRYPGDYAKYQTQKAHELEVEARENAEFDKKLAQEEAWIRQGIKARRTRNEGRVRALEQLRRERGERRERQGKASLSVDSGERSGKRVVALEHVTQRFGDEAVIRDLSLEIQRGDRIGFIGRNGAGKTTLLKILLGELAPSEGKVQLGTKLQVAYFDQLRGGLEPEKSVYDNVAQGSDRVTVGGRDRHVMSYLQDFLFTPERVRQPVKALSGGESNRLLLAKLFTQPANVLVLDEPTNDLDVETLELLEELLLDFDGTLLLVSHDRAFMDNVVTSVLAFEGEGRVREYVGGYTDWVRQGGKLPPAPWEGAARQRVEPSRTTEEMAEQSPPTSKAAAAQEPSAGGGKKPAKLSYKLQRELDALPAEIERMEGEVAAFEAKVGDPAFYQQDAATVTATLEALGALQAELDAAMERWMELEALAAGE; via the coding sequence GTGACCCTGCTACGTCTGGAACAGCTGCAACTGGCCTACGGTACCCATGTCCTGCTCGACGGCGCCGACCTGGTGCTGGAGAGGGGGGAACGGCTGGCCCTGGTGGGGCGCAACGGCACCGGCAAGTCGACGCTGCTCAAGCTGGTGTCCGGCGAGATCCTGCCCGACGGCGGCAATATCTGGCGCGCCCCGGGGCTCAAGATCGGCGTGCTCGCCCAGGACCTGCCCGAGGCCTCTGGCCAGACCATCTTCGACGTGGTGGCCGGCGGCCTGCCCGAGGCCGGCGAGCTGCTCTCCGAGTACCATCACCTGATCCACGAGGACGAGCCCGACATGCGCCGCATGGCCGAGCTGCAGACGCGCCTCGAGGCGATCGACGGCTGGTCCTTCCACCAGCGCATCGACGTGGTGCTGACCCGCCTGGGGCTGCCCGAGGACGCCGAGATGGCCGCGCTCTCCGGCGGCTGGCGCCGGCGCGTGGCGCTGGCCCGGGCGCTGGTCGCGGAGCCCGACCTGCTGCTGCTCGACGAGCCCACCAACCACCTGGATCTCGACACCATCGCCTGGCTCGAGGAGCAGCTGGCTGCCTTCAACGGCGCGGTGCTCTTCATCACCCACGACCGCGCCTTCCTGTCGAAGCTGGCCACGGCCATCCTCGAGCTCGACCGCGGGCGCCTCGGGCGCTACCCGGGGGACTACGCGAAATACCAGACCCAGAAGGCCCACGAGCTGGAAGTGGAGGCTCGCGAGAATGCCGAGTTCGACAAGAAGCTCGCCCAGGAGGAGGCGTGGATCCGCCAGGGCATCAAGGCGCGGCGCACCCGCAACGAGGGGCGGGTGCGGGCCCTGGAGCAGCTGCGCCGCGAGCGCGGTGAGCGCCGCGAGCGCCAGGGCAAGGCCAGCCTCAGCGTGGACAGCGGCGAGCGCAGCGGCAAGCGGGTGGTGGCGCTGGAGCACGTCACCCAGCGCTTCGGCGACGAGGCGGTGATCCGCGACCTCTCCCTGGAGATCCAGCGCGGAGACCGCATCGGCTTCATCGGCCGCAACGGCGCCGGCAAGACCACCCTGCTCAAGATCCTGCTCGGCGAGCTTGCGCCCAGCGAGGGCAAGGTGCAGCTCGGCACCAAGCTGCAGGTAGCCTACTTCGACCAGCTGCGCGGGGGGCTCGAGCCCGAGAAGAGCGTCTACGACAACGTGGCCCAGGGCAGCGATCGGGTCACGGTGGGCGGTCGCGACCGCCATGTAATGAGCTACCTGCAGGACTTCCTGTTCACCCCGGAGCGGGTCCGCCAGCCGGTCAAGGCGCTCTCGGGGGGAGAGTCCAACCGCCTGCTGCTGGCCAAGCTGTTCACCCAGCCGGCCAACGTGCTGGTGCTCGACGAGCCCACCAACGACCTCGACGTGGAGACCCTGGAGCTGCTCGAGGAGCTGCTGCTCGATTTCGACGGCACCCTGCTGCTGGTCTCCCACGACCGCGCCTTCATGGACAACGTGGTGACCAGCGTACTGGCCTTCGAGGGGGAGGGACGGGTGCGCGAGTACGTGGGCGGCTATACGGACTGGGTGCGCCAGGGCGGCAAGCTGCCCCCGGCGCCCTGGGAGGGAGCCGCCCGCCAGCGGGTCGAGCCGTCCCGGACCACCGAGGAGATGGCCGAGCAGTCGCCGCCGACCTCGAAGGCGGCAGCGGCGCAGGAGCCCTCAGCGGGAGGAGGGAAAAAGCCGGCCAAGCTCTCCTACAAGCTGCAGCGCGAGCTCGATGCCCTGCCGGCCGAGATCGAGCGGATGGAAGGAGAGGTCGCCGCGTTCGAGGCGAAGGTGGGCGATCCGGCCTTCTACCAGCAGGACGCGGCGACGGTCACGGCCACCCTGGAGGCGCTGGGGGCCCTGCAGGCCGAGCTGGACGCCGCCATGGAGCGGTGGATGGAGTTGGAGGCCCTCGCCGCCGGGGAGTAA
- the slyA gene encoding transcriptional regulator SlyA produces the protein MHENIGFQLGRLPRLWRAIIDERLAPLGLTQTRWVTLYHLWRLGDGQPQCDLARAIGVEAPSLVRTLDQLSRQGLVERRPCDQDRRTKRVFLTPEATPLLERIDAVVREARSEMFAGMSDQDLATLAELLSRIEDNGLTIQARDAEEKARG, from the coding sequence ATGCATGAAAATATCGGTTTCCAGCTCGGCCGCCTGCCACGTCTGTGGCGCGCCATCATCGACGAGCGCCTGGCGCCCCTGGGCCTGACCCAGACGCGCTGGGTGACGCTCTACCACCTGTGGCGACTCGGCGACGGCCAGCCCCAGTGCGACCTGGCTCGCGCCATCGGCGTGGAGGCCCCCTCCCTGGTGCGCACCCTCGACCAGCTCTCCCGCCAGGGACTGGTGGAGCGGCGCCCCTGCGACCAGGACCGCCGCACCAAGCGAGTCTTTCTCACCCCCGAGGCCACCCCGCTGCTCGAGCGGATCGACGCCGTGGTACGCGAGGCCCGCAGCGAGATGTTCGCGGGCATGAGCGACCAGGACCTGGCGACACTGGCCGAACTGCTCTCCCGCATCGAGGACAACGGCCTGACCATCCAAGCCCGCGACGCCGAGGAGAAGGCCCGGGGCTAG